A DNA window from Phaeodactylum tricornutum CCAP 1055/1 chromosome 31, whole genome shotgun sequence contains the following coding sequences:
- a CDS encoding plastidic enolase (Plastidic enolase (phosphopyruvate hydratase), possesses N-terminal bipartite plastid targeting sequence), producing the protein MLFKPSTLLALFAVAGTTLAFAPRSTTTSLTSTTRGSASSSVTTLAMSGITGVLAREILDSRGNPTVEVEVTTADGVFRASVPSGASTGAYEAVELRDGGDRYMGKGVLQAVQNVNDILGPAVMGMDPVGQGSVDDVMLELDGTPNKANLGANAILGVSLAVAKAGAAAKKVPLYRHFADLAGNNLDTYTMPVPCFNVINGGSHAGNKLAFQEYFVIPTGAKSFAEAMQIGCEVYHTLGKIIKAKFGGDATLIGDEGGFAPPCDNREGCELIMEAISKAGYDGKCKIGLDVAASEFKVKGKDEYDLDFKYDGDIVSGEELGNLYQSLAADFPIVTIEDPFDEDDWENWSKFTTKNGATFQVVGDDLTVTNIEKIERAIDEKACTCLLLKVNQIGSISESIAAVTKAKKAGWGVMTSHRSGETEDTYIADLAVGLCTGQIKTGAPCRSERLAKYNQLLRIEAELEAGKVTFPGENFRTTAWMGQ; encoded by the exons ATGCTTTTCAAGCCTTCGACTCTCTTGGCTCTCTTTGCGGTTGCTG GCACCACGCTAGCCTTTGCTCCAcggtcgacgacgacttcTTTGACAAGTACCACGCGGGGTTCGGCTTCGTCCTCCGTCACTACACTCGCCATGTCCGGCATCACGGGCGTTCTCGCCCGTGAGATTTTGGATTCCCGCGGCAATCCTACCGTGGAGGTCGAAGTGACGACCGCCGACGGAGTCTTCCGCGCGTCGGTACCGTCCGGGGCTTCCACCGGTGCCTACGAAGCTGTCGAGCTGCGCGATGGCGGCGACCGCTACATGGGCAAGGGTGTCCTCCAGGCCGTACAGAACGTCAACGACATACTCGGACCAGCCGTCATGGGTATGGATCCGGTCGGACAGGGATCCGTCGACGACGTCATGCTGGAACTTGACGGAACACCCAACAAGGCCAACCTCGGGGCCAACGCCATTTTGGGGGTCAGCCTTGCCGTTGCCAAAGCCGGAGCCGCCGCGAAGAAAGTCCCCCTTTATCGGCATTTTGCCGATCTAGCCGGCAACAATCTGGACACCTACACTATGCCCGTCCCCTGCTTCAACGTTATTAATGGAGGCTCCCATGCGGGGAACAAACTCGCCTttcaggaatatttcgttaTCCCGACGGGTGCCAAATCATTTGCCGAAGCCATGCAGATTGGTTGCGAAGTGTACCATACCTTGGGGAAAATCATCAAGGCCAAGTTTGGTGGCGACGCGACTCTGATTGGCGACGAAGGTGGATTCGCTCCGCCATGTGACAACCGCGAAGGCTGTGAACTCATCATGGAAGCAATTTCCAAGGCCGGATACGATGGTAAATGCAAGATTGGTCTCGATGTTGCCGCGAGCGAGTTTAAAGTCAAGGGCAAAGATGAATACGATTTGGACTTCAAGTACGATGGTGACATTGTATCTGGAGAAGAACTCGGTAATTTATACCAGTCGCTGGCAGCCGACTTTCCCATCGTCACCATCGAAGACCcctttgacgaagacgactggGAGAACTGGTCCAAATTTACAACCAAGAATGGTGCCACCTTCCAAGTGGTTGGTGACGATTTGACCGTCACTAACATTGAAAAGATTGAACGtgccattgacgaaaaggCCTGCACGTGCTTGTTGCTCAAGGTAAACCAAATCGGTTCCATTTCCGAATCCATCGCTGCCGTGACCAAGGCGAAAAAAGCAGGTTGGGGTGTTATGACGTCTCACCGTTCCGGCGAAACCGAAGATACCTACATTGCTGATTTAGCCGTCGGATTGTGCACGGGACAGATCAAGACGGGCGCGCCCTGCCGATCGGAACGTTTGGCCAAATACAATCAACTCTTGCGTATCGAGGCCGAACTGGAAGCAGGCAAGGTGACTTTCCCGGGAGAAAACTTTCGAACAACCGCATGGATGGGACAGTAA
- the Tic110 gene encoding translocator of the inner chloroplast envelope membrane 110k (putative 110 kD chloroplast inner envelope protein Tic 110 (IEP110), component of protein translocator of inner chloroplast membrane, contains putative bipartite presequence), translated as MKFTGVALAVSLAQQQALSNTGGGIVGAYTVSSPSFFTPKSFGSSFVRGPSHKVFHPRRQAYQKSYATSTRATLTMFTETSGGMEELNELTEKADSSPLSKQVRKSPSFWKLAGYASIPLSAALGFGLVPSRRLAAHTVGALFTGIAGAVGKSRLDALTESNAKPAIAQAIVEAGLDDPDKAAAAVENVKTQFGLLDEDFAILTTEIYTAYLLGMVKYNPTAKTSELKELETVKNVLQLDNLQVGEAHAAAAAEWYRTTCLFTPTEDLEDPSHPDRQAMDKFLFLTERALKQGGETDEAFSFEMKRVAKAFDLSYTEVLERVAETVEPFYQRALKSTRSKLGTNQVSSAMLERARKTLGVSDATAKDLHVACFNAQVRAELGLPDATAKDDDAAAGQEDEDETVGGSVMDLAALKFTGEDAMEKLDQLREILGLSETDAEYEISLEATPLYQSTALAALKDVLATVKTPEDAWSIMESRRDELLLKKESTKSLLSSMVMQALGGPLEETNKFAKVNNEAATYDHMLRTLEAKEVLISILAKSGWDEFDNFDETFCNPWDKQSANGFLSSDERIKLYKMFLSRSIRKSDGGKISDEMYARIMDVKGLLGITDQQAEIESRAAFGPELQKVLNTAMLEIVEDYTPELAENMKRRANEVVESYRLTQDFLREVGATFYAKAVALVSEKAPGGIPSKELSQALEALRELYNLEMTDCYSYHMEHFGSIYKKSVLEAMGSTGVIRPEFRESLEKLKGRLGVSEEACQALFLEAIQDKMVPMVKWIGSEMERTMLTQKQLAQRRGKDMGEDVFQSGKGADGVLGLGSEVNIMSDIMELVDFYNENDVAKEEERTRTVEKQVEEGGETKLVAVEETYTETVYPVTALAAGNMDQEMAELLYRQFTVGGFTTQGEQGARYEASRETFGGILGLTKEKMDDIKDNIGSTVYDNFISNAMKTKGSMDQQDMMFLANIQTKLGLSPEQGEKMMTQSQKKILSEEIDAIMDDPSPQRVKAFREKCNSMGMDLIADVGISKPRLVRMFEVEVIPGLKTGEINAEQTEIFQEIQESLGIELEECEAMFENVLAQLSKNAFELIKGELLRGREENCVDLIKELVRYADFTEGDLGLEVEEAVGNQVLNIYESVDLGGQSADEIEHNKELLRAAMKLS; from the exons ATGAAGTTTACGGGCGTCGCTCTCGCCGTCAGCTTGGCTCAACAACAGGCACTTTCGAATACCGGTGGTGGAATAGTAGGGGCGTATACTGTCAGTAGTCCTTCCTTCTTCACACCCAAGTCCTTTGGCTCTTCCTTCGTACGCGGACCTTCCCACAAAGTGTTTCATCCTCGACGACAGGCATACCAAAAGTCGTACGCCACTTCCACACGTGCAACCCTCACCATGTTTACGGAAACGTCCGGTGGTATGGAAGAACTCAACGAACTTACGGAGAAGGCCGACTCCTCGCCCCTTTCCAAGCAAGTTCGCAAATCGCCGAGTTTCTGGAAACTCGCCGGGTACGCCTCCATCCCCCTTTCGGCCGCCCTGGGTTTTGGTCTCGTCCCCTCCCGTCGTTTGGCGGCACATACCGTCGGTGCCCTTTTTACGGGAATTGCCGGAGCGGTCGGGAAATCGCGTCTCGACGCCCTCACGGAATCCAACGCCAAGCCCGCCATTGCCCAGGCAATCGTCGAAGCCGGTCTGGACGACCCGGACAAGGCAGCCGCCGCCGTTGAAAACGTCAAGACGCAATTCGGTCTGCTCGACGAAGACTTCGCCATTTTGACGACGGAGATATACACCGCCTATCTACTCGGTATGGTCAAGTACAACCCGACGGCCAAAACCAGTGAACTCAAGGAACTGGAAACGGTCAAGAACGTCCTGCAACTCGATAACTTGCAAGTAGGCGAAGCCCACGCTGCCGCCGCGGCGGAATGGTACCGCACGACCTGCTTGTTTACGCCCACCGAGGATTTGGAGGATCCCTCGCATCCCGATCGACAGGCCATGGACAAGTTCCTGTTTTTGACCGAACGCGCCCTGAAACAAGGAGGCGAAACGGACGAAGCCTTTTCGTTCGAAATGAAGCGTGTCGCCAAGGCCTTTGATCTTTCCTACACGGAAGTTCTGGAACGTGTTGCTGAAACGGTCGAACCTTTCTACCAACGGGCGCTCAAATCCACGCGATCTAAGCTCGGAACCAATCAAGTGAGCTCAGCCATGCTGGAACGCGCCCGTAAAACACTCGGGGTTTCCGACGCTACCGCCAAGGACCTGCACGTGGCCTGTTTTAACGCACAAGTGCGTGCCGAGCTCGGATTGCCCGATGCCACGGCGAAAGATGACGACGCCGCCGCCGGacaagaagacgaagacgagacCGTCGGTGGAAGTGTAATGGATTTGGCAGCGCTCAAGTTTACGGGAGAAGACGCCATGGAAAAG TTGGACCAACTTCGTGAAATCTTGGGACTCTCCGAAACGGATGCCGAATACGAAATATCTCTAGAAGCGACGCCGTTATACCAGTCCACAGCGTTGGCTGCTCTCAAGGATGTATTGGCCACGGTCAAGACGCCGGAAGATGCGTGGTCTATCATGGAGAGCCGCCGTGACGAACTGCTGCTCAAAAAAGAGTCGACCAAGAGTTTGTTGTCTTCCATGGTCATGCAGGCGCTTGGTGGCCCGCTGGAAGAAACGAATAAGTTTGCCAAGGTGAACAATGAAGCTGCTACTTACGATCACATGTTACGGACTCTGGAAGCCAAAGAAGTACTTATTTCAATTCTAGCCAAATCGGGTTGGGACGAGTTTGATAATTTCGACGAGACATTTTGCAATCCATGGGACAAACAGTCGGCCAATGGATTTTTGAGCTCCGACGAAAGAATTAAGTTATACAAAATGTTCTTAAGTCGCTCCATTCGCAAAAGTGATGGCGGCAAGATATCGGACGAAATGTACGCTCGTATTATGGACGTCAAAGGACTTTTGGGCATTACCGACCAGCAAGCCGAAATTGAATCGCGCGCCGCCTTTGGACCGGAACTTCAAAAGGTCCTGAATACGGCAATGTTGGAAATTGTGGAAGACTACACGCCCGAATTGGCGGAAAATATGAAAAGGCGGGCCAACGAGGTGGTAGAGAGCTACCGACTGACGCAGGATTTCTTGCGGGAAGTTGGAGCGACCTTTTACGCCAAGGCAGTAGCGTTGGTGAGCGAGAAGGCTCCAGGTGGTATTCCGAGTAAAGAGCTCTCTCAAGCCTTGGAAGCCTTGCGGGAACTTTACAATCTTGAAATGACAGACTGCTATTCATACCATATGGAACACTTTGGAAGCATATACAAAAAGTCCGTCCTGGAAGCCATGGGATCGACTGGTGTGATTCGTCCGGAATTTCGAGAGTCTCTTGAAAAGCTCAAAGGGCGACTAGGTGTGTCGGAAGAAGCGTGTCAAGCGCTTTTCTTGGAAGCCATCCAAGATAAGATGGTACCAATGGTTAAGTGGATTGGGTCGGAGATGGAGCGCACCATGTTGACGCAAAAACAATTGGCGCAACGTCGCGGAAAGGATATGGGAGAAGACGTGTTTCAGAGTGGCAAGGGCGCAGATGGTGTTCTCGGCCTCGGTTCCGAGGTAAATATCATGAGTGACATTATGGAACTTGTTGATTTTTATAATGAGAATGACGTCGCTAAGGAAGAAGAGCGAACGCGTACGGTCGAAAAGCAAGTCGAGGAAGGCGGTGAAACTAAACTAGTCGCTGTTGAGGAGACGTACACTGAAACAGTCTACCCCGTGACCGCGCTCGCTGCCGGGAATATGGATCAGGAAATGGCTGAGCTACTGTACCGCCAATTTACCGTAGGAGGTTTTACAACGCAAGGTGAGCAAGGAGCTCGCTACGAAGCCTCTCGTGAAACGTTCGGAGGCATTTTGGGTCTgaccaaagaaaaaatgGACGATATCAAGGACAACATTGGCAGCACTGTGTACGACAACTTTATTTCGAACGCCATGAAAACCAAGGGCTCCATGGACCAACAGGACATGATGTTCTTGGCAAACATTCAGACAAAACTCGGCTTGTCTCCGGAACAAGGTGAGAAGATGATGACTCAGTCTCAAAAGAAGATTCTGTCAGAGGAAATCGATGCTATTATGGACGATCCTTCACCGCAGCGAGTAAAGGCTTTCCGAGAGAAATGCAATAGCATGGGTATGGACTTAATTGCTGACGTGGGAATTTCCAAGCCTCGTCTCGTTCGAATGTTTGAGGTCGAAGTGATCCCTGGCCTCAAAACTGGAGAAATAAATGCCGAACAGACTGAGATCTTTCAGGAAATTCAAGAGAGCCTTGGAATTGAACTTGAAGAATGCGAAGCGATGTTCGAAAACGTGCTAGCCCAGCTTTCCAAGAACGCCTTTGAACTTATCAAGGGGGAACTTTTGCGCGGGCGGGAAGAGAATTGCGTAGACCTGATCAA